The stretch of DNA GAAAAGCTGCGCTATATACCGCGATGATTCCTTTTTTGGACGTTGTGCCACACAGTTCAAAAAATGGTGACCCACTTCAAACAATATTTTAGCAGAAGAGGAGGAGGACACAAAGGCGTGGGCAGTAAGAATGCCTCCATGAAGCCATATGTGAGTGCTCTTCACGCACGTGAAgcatttcctcattttttttaatcatggTCAGtatttaaggatttttatttagagaacaaacaaattatttttgaatagaaTTCGGTTGGCTGAAAAGTTCAAGAGCTTCTGGATGAAGCAtcatacataaattaatttacatattaagaataattttatgttcaaCGAACTTTTTGAGCAAccttaaaaatatgtttcataCTCCGTCAAGGTTGGGGGACAAAAATCAACAGAGCCATTACTACCACTCCGCTATATACGAAAAACTTCCTCCCCTGACAACGAGACAGGAGTGTGCTAATGTGAAAAAGCATGCAAAAATATAGCAACGGGTCTGGTGTATGTTTTGGCGCCAATTTGTCGCATCCTGGAAATGGAAATGGCCTGATTGCAACTTAATAATCCTGCGCGGGTGTAAAAGAGGGACTCCCAATTAGTTGCAAGGCAATTTTACAATCCCTTTCGCCAGTGATTCAGACAACAGCAACATAATGTCTTGATCACCAAATGCAATTGAGAAAGGCAAAAGATGCTGTGAGAGGAAGCTCACCCCACGCAGAGGCAACAAAGACGCTCGATTAATTGAATTAGCACGTTGAGTGATTTCTCCAGAGTGTGATATCGAGGGAAGTTGCGCTAAAGGAAGGTGATTCACGCTTATTTACACAAATTTCaagtttattataattttatcttttaaaaggaattctCACAACAATatcactaaaaattaattaatatcactaatcataaaatataaaataaaataatattgggtctaaaatactttttaaaaaacGTCTCTCCCGTCTTAGAATCTCGTATTGTCGggcattttcataaaataagcCACTTTGTCCTCAGGCACGCGGTAGTTGTGAATCCAGCGGCTTCCTTTGCGCAGGGAACCGTCAATCCCATCTTTCCAGACACCCTGAGGCAGataaactgcaaagaaaaCAAGCGTATTAATCAGCAGAGTGTCTTCTCATGTCACATACAAATTAGATTATATTGATATTCATGAGTTCTTGAAAAATTGAGAGGAAGCTACCATTTGATCTTGAAAAGATCTCAAAATTAATGCAAGACTAAATTATTCATATTCtgcgaatattttaattactcGATTGATTGTTAATCATGCTCTTAATTAACATGAATTAGATTTTAAGGAATGTGTGAAAAGAAGTTATTTTAGTATGTGTCTGTTACAGAACTTGATATATTGCTTACCTTCTCGCTGTAATTGTCCCTTCTCGAGGATAGGTGCTACAATGAGATCCTCACCAATTGAAAATTCGTCATTGACATAGAGACAAGCCGTGTCCTGAGCATCCAACATCCAGAGAGGTCTAATGAGTGGTAGACCCTCATTCATGGCATCACTGAGGTACTTCTTGAGCAGTGGAATGACTGCCTTCTGCCGAATAAGCGTCAATTCCTTTACTGCTTCCATTATCAGCTCACTCTTATACTCTGACGGTAAATGAGTAAATCTGATCACAGGTAGGAACGTTGCCAGTTGCATCCAACGTAAGTAGAGTTCTTGATCCGGAAGTGGAGGCTCTTCCATGAAGTAGAATGATACAGTTTCATTGGAAGCTGAAGGAGGGAGCAGATAATCTCCACCAATTGGACctataaattaagaattttttactgTGTTGTTTGATGATGAAAAGAAAGATTCATTAAACTTACCTGGCATTATGAATGGATATCCAATGATGCCGTATGTCAGAGCACTGGTCACGACAGTTCGAAGTCCTTCCCAGGATGAATTTACCGGAGGTAGGCTAACAAAGGCAGGTGGTCGAGGAACAGTTACTGCACTTGATACTCCAATAACACTGATAACACCCTCGAGGGCAGTTGTGAAGATTGTTTTATATTGATCCGGATTGTAGAGGGTTTTATTGCACTGATAATAGTGGGGCATGTTCTGAGAAGTTCCAAAATCCAAGTAGAATCCATCaattttgtaagttttttgAATCTTCTCCAGCTTTTCAATGAGCCAAGGAATTGACGCATTATTTGTGATATCCAATACTCCTGCACTTGCAACACTTTTATACCTCGTCAGGGCAGGAATACTTCTCTCAGATTGCCTCTCGTAGACTAGAAGTTTCTGCGCTACAGACTGAGCGAAATTATCACTATCCGTGCTTATGTATGGCTGAACTGAGAAGACAATCCTAAAGCCACGACGATGGAGAATTGTAACGGTCTCCTCGAGATTTGGGAATCGTTCAGTTTCCAGCGTAAAGTCTCCAATGTGTCTCTGCCAGAATTCATTGACCAGCACATGGCCTAAACGGAGGAATCCCAGTGCGATTACGCGCTCAGTGTAGTTGTGGATGCTGTCTCCCGTGATACCTTTCCCGCCAGAAGATGGAATTTGCCAAACTGGCTCCTCCAGAAGGGAATGAACAACATTGATATCATGCTCTTTTAGTCCATCCCAGAGACTCTGCTGTGTCATCTGCTGATGCAACTGACGCATATTGTCGCTCGTGCAAATTCTGTATTTCAGCTCAGGAAGTGGCGTAAGGCGATTGACAAAGGCAAAATGATCATGTTTCGCACGGAAGCACATCTCGCCTGATTTGTTATCGTTCATGCTGACATATAGAGGGGATTTCTCATCCACCTGAATTGCCACACCGCGTGAACTTATAAAGTATCTCTTCAGGACATTTCCCCACTGCTGTCGTTTAGCATCACCCGTGATGAAGGGTGCAAATGGAAAGGATTCCGTCTCCAAAGGCCAGTTCCCACCACGTGTTAAGCCACCCCCATACCAATGTCCTTGACCCATAAAAGACTCATAGCAATCCGTAGGTAAAACATCCGGAGACAGTGATTGCCAACGAATCGTGTAGCAGGGAACAGATGGACTGAGTTCCTGGAAATTGAGATACATCCTCGCCTTGCCATCCCATTCCAGACACACACTTCCATCTTCCAGCGTATTATTCGTGAGGCAGTGGTAGGCTTTCTCTGAATGTATAGTCGTACCCAAACGACCAGTTACCATCAGAACACCCTTTTCGTTGTAGATTCCAATCACACGCTGGCCCTTGTTCAATTTTACGCGATCAAAGTAGGAACGAGCAAGCACCTGCTGGTTGTACATAATGTACGCATATCCCACGAGGAAGACGATGATCAGGAACAAACAAGCAACAAAGGCCTTTATCTTGAAGTCctttgatttcttctttttctttatcatcGATGGGAacatctaaaaataaatacgtGAAGAGTTCGTTGAGCCTTAAGAGCTTTTGTGTATGTATATGTGTATTAATTTAGTTGCTAAGCTTTAGCTCTGTTtgttatgtataatttttgatcaatatcTTTTGTTGCATTACATgcaattttttcataattaaaaaatttggaattaaataaattattttatttttactttttcaggATTCATTAAACTTTGTTTCATTGATaagtttcaaataaaatttttgccacaataaaataataatttatcgcattgaaaaatagtaaataaattagattttttatatcaCTTCAACGTCTTTTCATTGTCAGCATGAAATAAAccacaattaattaatattaagaaaaataaattcttatccGCCAAGATCATGatcaaaatcaattcaaatcaatttgctgaattttgttatttttgtggttttccgtataattttcttctcagaCAAAATGCAGCTAAATCAGctaaatgagaatttaaagaaaattatttaatatgaCGCCcggcatttaaaaaaaataatacaaaacaCGCGGATAACAAATTTATAGGTGTACCAATTCCCGTTCTTCTTCCCACAAAATGTAACTTTGTACGTCTTGGATCATCTTGCGTTTACAACTCACACTGATCGCATCCAAAAGTGttgaataatttatgaataaaatgcaaacaaaaTAGCAAGTGATATCGAGGCATTTCCAGATTGCGCCAGATTCCCTTccgattaaaataattgcGTGGGAACAGCAATATCTTTTGTCTCACCTGAATCTTCTCCTTGAGCAGAGATGCCAGAGAGCTAGCACTTGTGATGGAATTTTGAGTGGTGACACTCTGGCTGTCGAATTCGTTGGCAATCATCTCTTTGTCGTTGAGTCTCAGGGCAGGAAGGGGTGCAATGGAGGAGCGTCTCTTTGTACGGAAGATATACCTGTGTGTGCGGGAGGAGAAAGCAGAgtgatatatatatatagaagaAGTTTAGACAATATaccaaaaaagaaatgtaatgAGGACTACTTTGTGCAAGATGGTGCTATACACTAAGCGCAATGGCTTCCC from Lutzomyia longipalpis isolate SR_M1_2022 chromosome 1, ASM2433408v1 encodes:
- the LOC129786279 gene encoding myogenesis-regulating glycosidase isoform X3 — its product is MIANEFDSQSVTTQNSITSASSLASLLKEKIQMFPSMIKKKKKSKDFKIKAFVACLFLIIVFLVGYAYIMYNQQVLARSYFDRVKLNKGQRVIGIYNEKGVLMVTGRLGTTIHSEKAYHCLTNNTLEDGSVCLEWDGKARMYLNFQELSPSVPCYTIRWQSLSPDVLPTDCYESFMGQGHWYGGGLTRGGNWPLETESFPFAPFITGDAKRQQWGNVLKRYFISSRGVAIQVDEKSPLYVSMNDNKSGEMCFRAKHDHFAFVNRLTPLPELKYRICTSDNMRQLHQQMTQQSLWDGLKEHDINVVHSLLEEPVWQIPSSGGKGITGDSIHNYTERVIALGFLRLGHVLVNEFWQRHIGDFTLETERFPNLEETVTILHRRGFRIVFSVQPYISTDSDNFAQSVAQKLLVYERQSERSIPALTRYKSVASAGVLDITNNASIPWLIEKLEKIQKTYKIDGFYLDFGTSQNMPHYYQCNKTLYNPDQYKTIFTTALEGVISVIGVSSAVTVPRPPAFVSLPPVNSSWEGLRTVVTSALTYGIIGYPFIMPGPIGGDYLLPPSASNETVSFYFMEEPPLPDQELYLRWMQLATFLPVIRFTHLPSEYKSELIMEAVKELTLIRQKAVIPLLKKYLSDAMNEGLPLIRPLWMLDAQDTACLYVNDEFSIGEDLIVAPILEKGQLQREVYLPQGVWKDGIDGSLRKGSRWIHNYRVPEDKVAYFMKMPDNTRF
- the LOC129786279 gene encoding myogenesis-regulating glycosidase isoform X1 encodes the protein MSKGEGRNAIGGLNTHNIPWADDDVQVDGANSATVIVSSAETVSSEESRRRRSLMARRTHGSPLYIKIPQEEQASGSSSSKADTPGNVTSDDEEPGPLKERESGEKRGLRRNSISLPTLNAADLETLVAVHDAAQEVREKQAKKDDGESMVCSIEPDTEQSSEDEEKKPAKKYIFRTKRRSSIAPLPALRLNDKEMIANEFDSQSVTTQNSITSASSLASLLKEKIQMFPSMIKKKKKSKDFKIKAFVACLFLIIVFLVGYAYIMYNQQVLARSYFDRVKLNKGQRVIGIYNEKGVLMVTGRLGTTIHSEKAYHCLTNNTLEDGSVCLEWDGKARMYLNFQELSPSVPCYTIRWQSLSPDVLPTDCYESFMGQGHWYGGGLTRGGNWPLETESFPFAPFITGDAKRQQWGNVLKRYFISSRGVAIQVDEKSPLYVSMNDNKSGEMCFRAKHDHFAFVNRLTPLPELKYRICTSDNMRQLHQQMTQQSLWDGLKEHDINVVHSLLEEPVWQIPSSGGKGITGDSIHNYTERVIALGFLRLGHVLVNEFWQRHIGDFTLETERFPNLEETVTILHRRGFRIVFSVQPYISTDSDNFAQSVAQKLLVYERQSERSIPALTRYKSVASAGVLDITNNASIPWLIEKLEKIQKTYKIDGFYLDFGTSQNMPHYYQCNKTLYNPDQYKTIFTTALEGVISVIGVSSAVTVPRPPAFVSLPPVNSSWEGLRTVVTSALTYGIIGYPFIMPGPIGGDYLLPPSASNETVSFYFMEEPPLPDQELYLRWMQLATFLPVIRFTHLPSEYKSELIMEAVKELTLIRQKAVIPLLKKYLSDAMNEGLPLIRPLWMLDAQDTACLYVNDEFSIGEDLIVAPILEKGQLQREVYLPQGVWKDGIDGSLRKGSRWIHNYRVPEDKVAYFMKMPDNTRF
- the LOC129786279 gene encoding myogenesis-regulating glycosidase isoform X2 — protein: MDEIRKHGKSLSCNDGLNLKRHGGIENEGLYQAYDVTEESGEEQYSGSEISLQRFHAYLQKKRQDDGESMVCSIEPDTEQSSEDEEKKPAKKYIFRTKRRSSIAPLPALRLNDKEMIANEFDSQSVTTQNSITSASSLASLLKEKIQMFPSMIKKKKKSKDFKIKAFVACLFLIIVFLVGYAYIMYNQQVLARSYFDRVKLNKGQRVIGIYNEKGVLMVTGRLGTTIHSEKAYHCLTNNTLEDGSVCLEWDGKARMYLNFQELSPSVPCYTIRWQSLSPDVLPTDCYESFMGQGHWYGGGLTRGGNWPLETESFPFAPFITGDAKRQQWGNVLKRYFISSRGVAIQVDEKSPLYVSMNDNKSGEMCFRAKHDHFAFVNRLTPLPELKYRICTSDNMRQLHQQMTQQSLWDGLKEHDINVVHSLLEEPVWQIPSSGGKGITGDSIHNYTERVIALGFLRLGHVLVNEFWQRHIGDFTLETERFPNLEETVTILHRRGFRIVFSVQPYISTDSDNFAQSVAQKLLVYERQSERSIPALTRYKSVASAGVLDITNNASIPWLIEKLEKIQKTYKIDGFYLDFGTSQNMPHYYQCNKTLYNPDQYKTIFTTALEGVISVIGVSSAVTVPRPPAFVSLPPVNSSWEGLRTVVTSALTYGIIGYPFIMPGPIGGDYLLPPSASNETVSFYFMEEPPLPDQELYLRWMQLATFLPVIRFTHLPSEYKSELIMEAVKELTLIRQKAVIPLLKKYLSDAMNEGLPLIRPLWMLDAQDTACLYVNDEFSIGEDLIVAPILEKGQLQREVYLPQGVWKDGIDGSLRKGSRWIHNYRVPEDKVAYFMKMPDNTRF